In Lutra lutra chromosome 13, mLutLut1.2, whole genome shotgun sequence, one genomic interval encodes:
- the NFIL3 gene encoding nuclear factor interleukin-3-regulated protein has product MLMQLRKMQAIKKEQVSLDAGNGVDKMVLNAALTEVSEDLTAGEELLLSEGSVGKSKSSACRRKREFIPDEKKDAMYWEKRRKNNEAAKRSREKRRLNDLVLENKLIALGEENATLKAELLSLKLKFGLISSAAYAQEIQKLSHSTAVYFQDYPASKSGASPFVEEHEPAGVSGGCISVIKHSPQASLSDGSDASSLEHSQDGAARGGCGSPDGKFQAIKQEPVELETYAREPGEERGAFRASVYQSLMGTAFPGFSHSPPLLQVARSSSNSPRTSETDDGAVGKSSDGEDEQQVPKGPIHSPVELQRAHATVVKVPEVNSSALPHKLRIKAKAMQIKVEALDHEFDAAPKPPSPVHGAPKRHFGLEKHAAPSMVHSALTPFSVQVTNIQDWSLKSEHWHPKELNGKTQNSFKTGVAEMQDSGYKVSDPEGLFLKQGIANLSAEVVSLKRLIATHQISASDSG; this is encoded by the coding sequence ATGCTGATGCAGCTGAGGAAGATGCAGGCCATCAAGAAGGAGCAGGTGTCCCTGGACGCTGGCAACGGCGTGGACAAGATGGTGCTGAACGCCGCCTTGACCGAGGTCTCGGAAGACTTGACGGCGGGCGAGGAGCTGCTGCTGAGCGAGGGCAGCGTGGGCAAGAGCAAGTCTTCCGCCTGCCGGAGGAAACGGGAGTTCATTCCCGACGAGAAGAAGGACGCCATGTATTGGGAAAAGAGGCGGAAGAATAACGAGGCCGCCAAGAGGTCTCGGGAGAAGCGCCGCCTCAATGACCTGGTcttggagaacaaactgattgcCCTGGGAGAGGAAAACGCGACTTTGAAAGCTGAGCTGCTGTCCCTCAAATTAAAGTTTGGCTTAATTAGCTCCGCAGCCTATGCCCAGGAGATCCAGAAACTCAGTCACTCCACCGCCGTGTACTTCCAGGACTACCCCGCGTCCAAGTCCGGCGCCAGCCCCTTCGTGGAGGAGCACGAGCCGGCGGGGGTGAGCGGCGGCTGCATCTCCGTCATCAAGCACTCCCCACAGGCCTCCCTGTCCGACGGCTCCGACGCGTCCTCGCTGGAGCACTCGCAGGACGGGGCCGCGCGGGGCGGCTGCGGGAGCCCCGACGGCAAGTTCCAGGCCATCAAGCAAGAGCCGGTGGAGCTGGAGACCTACGCGCGGGAGCCCGGGGAGGAGCGGGGCGCCTTCCGGGCCTCCGTGTACCAGAGCCTCATGGGGACCGCGTTCCCGGGCTTCTCCCACTCGCCCCCTCTGCTGCAGGTCGCCCGGTCCTCCAGCAACTCCCCCAGGACGTCCGAGACGGACGACGGCGCGGTGGGGAAGTCCTCCGATGGGGAGGACGAGCAGCAGGTGCCCAAGGGCCCCATCCACTCTCCCGTGGAGCTCCAGCGCGCCCACGCCACCGTGGTGAAGGTGCCAGAAGTGAACTCCTCCGCCTTGCCGCACAAGCTGCGCATTAAAGCCAAAGCCATGCAGATCAAAGTCGAAGCGTTGGACCACGAGTTCGACGCCGCGCCGAAACCGCCCTCGCCGGTCCACGGGGCGCCCAAGAGACATTTCGGACTGGAGAAGCACGCCGCCCCGAGCATGGTGCACTCTGCCCTCACCCCTTTCTCCGTGCAGGTGACCAACATTCAAGATTGGTCTCTCAAATCGGAACACTGGCATCCGAAAGAACTGAACGGCAAAACTCAGAACAGCTTCAAAACGGGAGTTGCGGAGATGCAAGACAGTGGCTACAAGGTGTCTGACCCAGAGGGCTTGTTTCTGAAGCAGGGGATCGCAAACTTGTCTGCAGAGGTGGTTTCACTCAAGAGACTCATCGCCACACACCAGATCTCTGCTTCGGACTCTGGGTGA